One Thermococcus sp. M39 genomic region harbors:
- a CDS encoding FmdE family protein produces the protein MLMLNKLIEERNLQEILKLAKEFHGHICPYLALGIRASVVAMDELGVGRLDYSSSIDERILAIVETNNCFSDGVQVATGCTFGNNSLIFLDLGKTALTLVKRGTWEGVRVYVDGEKIRSLIPREVSELFDKVVKRREGTEEDRKRLSKMWEKIGFEMLDLPKSFFKIERVEVEPIEQAPIFESVRCSKCGELVMSIRAVYINDEPFCLKCAGERYYALIGRGIVGTGGAKE, from the coding sequence ATGCTCATGTTGAATAAGCTCATTGAAGAGCGTAACCTTCAAGAAATCCTCAAATTAGCCAAGGAATTTCACGGACACATATGCCCTTACTTAGCCCTAGGAATAAGAGCCTCAGTTGTTGCTATGGATGAGCTTGGGGTAGGAAGGTTGGATTATTCCTCGAGCATAGATGAGAGGATTTTGGCAATTGTTGAAACAAACAACTGCTTTTCTGATGGAGTTCAAGTTGCAACGGGATGCACTTTTGGAAACAACTCTCTGATATTCTTGGATTTGGGTAAAACTGCACTGACATTGGTGAAAAGAGGAACTTGGGAGGGTGTTAGAGTTTACGTTGATGGTGAAAAGATTCGCTCGCTGATCCCGAGAGAAGTGAGTGAGCTCTTTGATAAGGTTGTAAAACGCAGGGAAGGGACTGAGGAAGATAGGAAAAGGCTCAGCAAAATGTGGGAGAAAATTGGGTTTGAGATGCTTGACTTGCCCAAGAGCTTTTTCAAGATTGAGAGAGTTGAAGTTGAGCCTATCGAGCAGGCACCTATCTTTGAAAGCGTTCGCTGCTCTAAGTGTGGAGAGCTCGTTATGAGCATCAGAGCTGTTTACATAAACGATGAGCCATTCTGCTTGAAATGTGCTGGAGAAAGATACTATGCACTAATCGGCAGAGGCATTGTTGGAACGGGAGGTGCTAAAGAATGA
- a CDS encoding iron ABC transporter substrate-binding protein: MRKLIALMLGLLLVISISGCISNTSQSSTVTQTQEYLTIIDMIGREVKVPAKVERIVAAGPGALRLIVYLNATDMVVGVEDFEKRYNYGRPYILAHPELKDLPTIGPGGPGKLPNLEELVKLKPDVIFMVYVDAKTADDIQAKTGIPVVVLDYGQLATFDDETLFKSLELAGKILGKEKRAEEVINFIKSVQEDLNKRTENVESPRVYVGGIGYKGAHGIESTEAKYPPFVVLNTKNVADVLGEGHKFIDKEKLLEWNPDYIFIDEGGLKLVLEDYQKNPDFYNSLKAVREGNVYGILPYNFYATNIGTALADAYFIGKVLYPERFKDIDPAKKADEIYAFLVGKPVYEELAKQFGGFGKIDLANGSVKYSLPTSP, from the coding sequence ATGAGAAAGCTTATTGCTTTAATGCTTGGGCTGTTGTTGGTAATTTCAATCAGCGGATGTATAAGCAATACAAGCCAAAGCTCGACTGTGACTCAAACTCAAGAATATCTAACAATCATCGATATGATTGGAAGAGAAGTCAAAGTACCAGCGAAAGTTGAGAGAATTGTTGCCGCAGGACCGGGGGCTTTGAGGCTGATAGTTTATCTCAATGCAACAGATATGGTTGTTGGAGTTGAAGACTTCGAGAAGCGTTACAACTATGGAAGACCTTACATTTTAGCTCACCCAGAGCTTAAGGACTTGCCAACAATTGGTCCAGGAGGCCCAGGAAAGCTACCCAACCTTGAGGAGCTGGTTAAGCTGAAGCCAGACGTTATCTTCATGGTCTATGTCGATGCAAAGACTGCTGATGATATTCAAGCTAAGACAGGCATTCCCGTCGTTGTTCTCGACTACGGTCAGCTTGCCACATTTGACGATGAAACGCTTTTCAAATCCCTTGAGCTTGCAGGCAAAATCCTCGGAAAGGAAAAACGTGCGGAGGAAGTTATAAATTTCATAAAGAGCGTTCAGGAGGATTTGAACAAGAGAACAGAAAACGTTGAGAGTCCAAGGGTTTACGTAGGTGGGATAGGCTACAAAGGAGCTCACGGCATAGAGAGCACTGAGGCAAAGTATCCTCCTTTCGTCGTTCTGAATACCAAGAACGTTGCCGATGTTCTAGGCGAAGGACACAAGTTCATTGACAAGGAAAAGCTCTTGGAGTGGAATCCCGACTACATATTCATAGATGAAGGTGGCCTGAAGCTTGTCCTTGAGGATTATCAGAAAAACCCAGACTTCTACAATTCTCTCAAAGCGGTGAGGGAGGGCAATGTTTACGGAATTCTGCCCTACAATTTCTATGCTACAAACATAGGGACTGCACTGGCAGATGCATACTTTATAGGAAAAGTTCTCTATCCAGAGCGCTTTAAGGACATTGATCCAGCGAAGAAAGCTGATGAAATTTACGCTTTCCTAGTCGGCAAGCCCGTTTATGAAGAGCTGGCAAAGCAGTTTGGAGGCTTTGGAAAGATTGATTTGGCAAATGGAAGTGTTAAGTACTCACTACCAACTTCGCCGTGA
- a CDS encoding iron ABC transporter permease — MHEDYQRYIKRKYLTGLVLLFLLFLTSVYSLSKGAYTIPFKQVLLTISGKTLGNYATVIWSIRLPRIVAAVIVGASLAIAGAVMQGFLKNPLATPFTMGVSHGAMFGASLAILLGAGYSESSGRIFVNNPYAVVLAAFLGALTSVAIILTLAKLKGLSPEAMILSGVAMSSLFVALTTLVQYFADELQLAAMVYWSFGDLGRATWRENFIMLTVFITAFAYFMWKRWDLNSVQCGDDVAKSLGVDVEKIRLIGTLLASLLTAVSVSSVGIIGFVGLIAPHTMRLIIGSDYRFLIPLSALTGAILLLVADTIARLLFSPFILPVGVVTSFLGAPMFIYLLVRMEGRA, encoded by the coding sequence ATGCACGAGGACTATCAGAGGTATATAAAGAGGAAATACCTTACGGGCCTTGTTTTGCTCTTTCTTTTATTCCTCACCTCAGTTTATTCCCTAAGTAAAGGGGCGTACACAATACCATTTAAGCAAGTTCTGCTTACAATTTCTGGAAAAACCCTCGGAAATTATGCAACTGTAATTTGGAGCATCAGACTGCCGAGGATAGTTGCGGCAGTCATAGTTGGAGCTTCACTTGCAATAGCTGGCGCTGTAATGCAGGGCTTTCTCAAGAATCCTCTCGCAACTCCTTTCACAATGGGCGTTTCCCATGGAGCGATGTTTGGGGCTTCTCTTGCAATTCTCCTTGGTGCTGGTTATTCTGAAAGCTCTGGAAGGATTTTTGTGAACAATCCATATGCCGTTGTTCTGGCTGCATTTCTCGGAGCTTTGACCTCCGTTGCAATTATTTTAACCTTGGCTAAGCTTAAAGGTTTGAGTCCCGAAGCAATGATTTTGTCGGGAGTTGCTATGAGTTCCCTCTTTGTTGCCTTAACTACTCTCGTCCAGTACTTTGCCGATGAACTGCAGCTTGCGGCTATGGTTTATTGGAGCTTTGGAGATTTAGGAAGGGCAACTTGGAGGGAGAACTTCATAATGCTGACAGTTTTCATAACTGCATTTGCGTATTTCATGTGGAAGAGATGGGATTTGAATTCAGTTCAGTGCGGCGATGACGTTGCAAAGTCTTTGGGAGTTGATGTTGAAAAGATAAGATTGATTGGCACTCTGCTGGCTTCTCTTTTAACTGCAGTAAGCGTCTCTTCTGTTGGCATAATAGGGTTTGTTGGATTAATTGCCCCCCATACGATGCGTTTGATAATCGGAAGCGATTACAGGTTTTTAATTCCTCTTTCAGCTTTAACTGGAGCAATACTTTTATTGGTAGCAGATACGATAGCGAGGCTGCTGTTTTCTCCTTTTATCCTCCCGGTTGGGGTTGTTACCTCTTTTCTCGGAGCGCCGATGTTCATTTATCTGCTGGTGAGGATGGAGGGGAGAGCATGA
- a CDS encoding ABC transporter ATP-binding protein, with protein MKAVRVNGLSFSYNGRKVLKDVRLEVDEGEFVAILGPNGAGKSTLIKCIAGILDCEGVEIFERPLKEYSRQELAKIIGYVPQRSGGSFMTVFDAVLLGRKPHMRIAPAERDLKKAEEVLKLLRLEKLALKRTNQLSGGELQKVVIARALAQEPKILLMDEPTNNLDLKSQLEVMRIAKSFEGTSIVVMHDVNLALRFAERFVFMKDGRIVADGGVEIIKPKLFEKVYDVKVEIEEVRGIPIVVPLG; from the coding sequence ATGAAGGCAGTGAGAGTTAATGGCTTGAGCTTTTCCTATAACGGAAGGAAGGTTCTTAAGGATGTGAGGCTTGAAGTTGATGAAGGAGAATTCGTTGCGATTTTGGGTCCAAATGGTGCTGGAAAGTCAACGCTCATAAAATGCATAGCTGGTATTCTGGATTGTGAAGGTGTTGAGATATTTGAGAGGCCTTTAAAGGAATACTCACGTCAAGAGCTCGCTAAGATCATTGGTTATGTTCCTCAGAGGAGCGGTGGGAGCTTTATGACGGTTTTTGATGCCGTCCTTTTGGGGAGAAAGCCGCACATGAGAATAGCTCCAGCTGAGAGGGACTTGAAGAAGGCCGAGGAAGTTTTGAAGCTGCTGAGGCTTGAAAAGCTTGCTTTAAAGAGGACGAACCAGCTCAGCGGTGGAGAGTTACAAAAAGTTGTTATTGCTAGGGCTTTAGCTCAAGAACCAAAAATTCTCCTTATGGACGAGCCGACAAACAATCTGGACTTGAAGAGCCAGCTTGAGGTCATGAGGATTGCAAAAAGCTTTGAAGGCACTTCAATAGTTGTCATGCATGATGTTAATTTGGCTTTGAGGTTTGCTGAAAGATTTGTGTTTATGAAAGACGGAAGAATTGTGGCGGATGGGGGAGTCGAGATAATAAAGCCCAAACTTTTTGAGAAAGTTTATGATGTTAAGGTGGAAATAGAAGAGGTAAGAGGGATTCCCATTGTTGTTCCTCTGGGATAA